In Aphanothece sacrum FPU1, a genomic segment contains:
- a CDS encoding response regulator — MFVIVDDELERMRVYIEELQLCNYQVELVGNIDDALEYFDKKKEQIELLILDIMMASGQLSREPGINGGLRTGIVFYKKIRENDKNLPIIIFSNLSQINDQEIEEEIENNPRSKFLQKIETLPYQFVEEVKEMLSLS, encoded by the coding sequence ATGTTTGTAATTGTAGATGATGAACTAGAAAGAATGAGAGTTTATATTGAGGAATTACAATTATGTAATTATCAAGTTGAATTAGTTGGAAACATTGATGATGCTTTAGAATACTTTGATAAAAAGAAAGAACAAATAGAACTTTTGATTCTTGACATTATGATGGCGAGTGGACAACTATCTAGAGAACCAGGGATCAATGGAGGATTAAGGACAGGCATTGTCTTCTATAAAAAGATTAGAGAAAACGATAAGAACTTGCCGATTATTATTTTCAGTAATCTTTCTCAAATAAATGACCAAGAAATAGAAGAAGAAATTGAGAATAATCCTAGAAGTAAATTTCTTCAAAAAATAGAGACTTTACCTTATCAATTTGTAGAAGAAGTTAAAGAAATGTTAAGTTTATCTTAG